The region GcacgacgcgttcctttaggctaagaaataaagacacagaacagatggggtcgagaggatcgctgcagtcagtgatgattctttatttctcagggttacatttatactaaaccaagaagagaggcatcccaaagaaaattcttccccatgtacatcatcttCAAGATAACAATCGCCAGAGCTCTCTGATAACGCCAAGGGATAAGAAAGGCATCCTATTTATCTTAAGGGCAGTCATGCAAAGCTATCTATCCTGCGTCGTGTGTGCATTCAAGGCTTACTAATGTTCTGTTAAGATTTAACTTGGATAATAAATTccagaggggtggcgggacagagagctatgtccGCGAACAGACCCTTGAGaatcaatcaaggcagctcccagagtcagctctttcaagccgctccccgcacagaggaatcgggtggagagggaggtgggagggaggatcaggatggggaatacatgtaactccatgactgattcatgtcaatgtatgacaaaacccactgcaatgctgtgaagtaattagcctccaactaataaaaataaatgaaaaaaaaaaaaaaagaaaaggaaggtatTAACATGAACTATGACACTGAAATCTACCAATTTACTGTGTGAGAATTAAACGCTTATATGCATTTAAATaagttgtagaagactcttgagagccccttggacagcaaggagattaaaccagtcagtcctaaaggaaagcagccctgaatattcattggaaggactgattctgaagctgaagctccaatactttggtcaccggATTTAGTTTTAATAGGACTATCTCCTTATATACAGAGTCTAAGGTAAAAATCTTTCCCTAAAATGAGATTACATTACAAGTTATTACATTCAGTTGTTTGCTAAATTAATCATGTTAAAATACCATGTCAACTAAAGtggtttattttaaagtttattttttgttatattctttatcatgttttcatattttaaaatccacaGATATGAATAAATGTAGCTCTTTCAATATTGAAATGTTATTGTGAAAAGTATACAACTACATACTAGCTTTGTTACGAGGTAGTTAAAGTGCCTTTTTACATTCACAATTGTAAAAATGGAAGCAAGTAAGCACACATAGCAAGACTTTTGCCTTTATGTTGTACATCATCTGGTTCTTGTAAATACACCAGGGTTTATCTTGACACAAGAATGGAGGCTTTATATTTGGTTCTATTTCCAATATGTacattaaaattcaacattggAGCCAGAATCTTGTGCTTTTCTCCATtcaagagccagacacaacaaTTCCAAACAATGTAGGggtaaaattcaaaacaaaaaggGTGGACTCAATGGATGCAATAGTTAATCAATGGTTTTCAAGAGTACTCCCTGGCTATCTACAGATTTGCATCTTGCGTGACATTTTTGCATAGAGGCTTGACTAatgaaagtttgtttttctttacttccCTGGGGGACCTGATCTGTACTGGGAATTGTGATTCTCCTGTCTAAGGACTAGGGCCATGACACAGATCTCAGTGTGAAGGTCTTCAGAGACTCCAAGCACTTGTATAACCAGTTAGCAGACTTCATGCAAAAGCCTCACGAGCAGGTCTAGGCAGATCACTCTGCTCAGGTAGGTAAAATCAAATaccttatttatttcaaattccaGAAGAGGAGAGCAAGGATACTAGAAACTTCATCAGTTCAAATTAAACTCAGAACTGATGATGTCTGGTCCATTCTCTTGCTGAGTCGCTCACGTCTCTGCCCACTGATTGCTAAGTGGAAGTGCTGGTGATACATGTAAgtacaatgatttttaaaaccctATTGATagattatggagaaggaaatggcaacctactccaatattcttgtctggagaaccccatggacagagaagcctggtggtctacagtccctgggatcagagagttggacacaactgaataaccaACCCCTATTGATACATTAAACTCTGAGCGTTTGTACAGAATAATGAATAGTCCtttaaataagtatattttactTTGAACTATAAGGGAATGTTTTCTGCCATAGAACTGGTGAAATTAGTGAATATTTTAGAGGACATATTACACTAGATAAGAAACTTAAATGTCTTTGAAATATAAGATTCTCTCCTTATACAATTCTCTCCTACATAAAAATATTCTCCTTTTAAAAAGCTGATTACACACATTCAGAATAGACAATaattgttgttaattttttttttttttgttaaattaagAATAGACTTATTATATATGTTATCTCTCTGGGAAACATGCACTGAGTTACTATACGTATAGCAAACAAATACTTTGATTAGAGTGAGTGTTGCCCCTATGTTTTCCATCAAGAACTTACTTATGCATCTATTTTAGATGCAGTGTTAGAAGGCAAGAAATAAGGGACAGTTGTTGCAACACCATTGGATCAGCTCATCAAACGTAGAGTTGATGCATGGAATAGATATCCTTAGgcgcttcccaagtggtgcagtggtgatgaatctgcctgccaacacagcgGATGCAGGCTAGGTATTCATAAGAGAAacgatcaacaacaacaaaaacatcacaGATTTAAGACAGAATCAGGTTGAGGGAGAGTACAttgggcttttgttgttgttgttgctaaatATATAGTTAGATATCATGTGTCCCAGTGTTTTATATATGCAAAATTATAATTCACTTGCTATTTCTAGCTCAACTACGAAAACTCTCAGTAAGGTAGAATGAGTTACTGgaactgaaataaaaaactgcatttaaaaaatcgTTCAAAACATGTTCATATCAATAATTTCTGGTacaaattattttgctttcattgtcACAAGGCTTTGTGCTAAataacacacatatgtacactgtctcatttaatccatCCCACACCAGACTATAAATACTTGGAAAATCATATGGCTATTAGTAAAGtgttcccctggtagctcagatggtaaagagtccgcctgcaatgcaggagatctgggtgcAGGTTGACGTATGGAATAGATATCTTAGGCActtcccaagtggcgcagtggtaatgaatctgtctGCCGACACagcggagaagggaaaggctactcactccagcattcctgcctggagaatcacttGGAGAGacgatcctggcaggctacagtccatggggctgcaaagagttggtcatgacggAGTGACTTCTACTTTTTCATTAGTTAGTGCACTAACTACTAACCaccaactaaacaaacaaaaaaaccacaccCAAAACATCATAAGAGCATACCACTGATAAATACCCCCTAAAGGCTcttgggcttctccggtggctcgctggaaaagaatccacctgcaatgcaggagactcaggataTACAGGTTCTGtgccctggttgggaagatcccctggaggcggaaatggcaacctactccaggattcacaccaggaaagttccacagacagagaagcctggtgggcttcagtccatagagtcacaaagatctggacacaactgagaaactgaatataCATGCGTGCACgcatgcacgcgcgcacacacacacacgcacacacacacgaggcTCTTTGAGTAACTGAATCTCACTGAGCCTAAATTTTCTCATCAGACATAGAAATAATTAGTGATATACACATTCTGGGACACTCCTGCCGAACAAAGAAATCATTATTCAAAGTGCCTCTGTATGTGCTGGGTGTGGACTACAGTACTATTAAATAATGTTAGACTCTATGATTTCTGTATAGAAGCAAATAAACCAATCAACCTttaacaaatcaaaactatacattatgtacttaaaaaataataacggGCCTTAAGTTATTTAAAGGAAAAGCATACAGcttttctttaaatagaaaaagaaagaaagggttgccagaacaaaataaaaagtctgagcTGTTAAAAGACAGACTAGACAAGAGCAATTTACtttacaaaagaaaggaaatgtgatTTTCAAAAAGCAGATTCAGAACGTCTGAATGATACTAAGAATGTACAGTAGCAGAGTGTAAATTTGCTTGTGGGCAGCTGAATCTGAGGTGTATTGTAATTATTGTTAAGGAAAAAACAGGCTATTGAACACGTTTTCCACAGAAATACTAAAATAACCAGTATGATGACAATGTATGAGAGGGCGTGAGGGTCTGTAGcagctaagaaaaaaataactagatGTCACTCTAGCTCATCAACTTCTTATAGGTACCTCTCTTTTATTCcaagaaacacagacacacagagaggcATGATGTGTACATAAATAAATACCTACACATATATAGATGCAGTATATTTTCacgtgtactaagtcacttcagtcatgtctgactctctgcaactctatggactgtaaactgccaggctcctctttccacagATTCTCAGGTGAGATTACTGGagtgccatttgcttctccaacatacatatacatgcagcatatttgcatgatatattaatataatgtacATATGCATGTAAATATAAATGCATCTCATCATGCAATTTATGTATGTTCATCCAATATAAACAATATTCTATAGTACATAAACACATTAATTACTTGCTCAAACAGTTCTAAGATCCTGAAATGGAACTCTGGAGAATTTGTATTGCTGAATTTGAtgaaaagatggagagaaaagacGATTAAGAAAGTTCTGAAACTTTTAAGTGTTTGTCAACAGAAGTGAACTGATTTTAAGTGAAACACTTAACAATATGGCAagtaacaaaaacagaaaccattTTACAGGCTCTTAATCACTTTCCATTTTCCCCACTAAGCAGAAATCAGCCAAATGCATGGCTCCACGGAATCGCACTCAAGTGACTGAATTCATTCTAATGGGAATCTCAGATCTTGCAGAACTCCAGATTCctcttttctgtgtgtttctggtCATCTATGGACTGACCCTTGCAGGGAACCTGGGAATCGTCATCCTCACCAGCGTGGACTCTCAGCTTCAAacccccatgtactttttcctcaagCACTTGGCTATCATCAATTTGGGCAATTCTTCTGTCATTGCCCCCAAGATGTTGGTTAACTTCTTGGTTACAAAGAAAACCATATCTTACTATGCATGTGCAGCCCAGCTAGGTGGATTCATAGTTTTTGTTGTGGCTGAGATTTTCATGCTGGCtgccatggcctatgaccgctacgtgGCTGTTTGCAACCCCCTGCTCTATCTGGTGGTGGTTTGTCCATGGATCTGCCTCCTTCTGGTGGCCCTTACTTATGTCTACAGTCTGACCACAGCACTGACGGTCTCCTCCTGTGTGTTTTCTGTGTCTTACTGTTCGTCCAATGTGATCAACCACTTTTACTGTGACAATGTCCCTTTGTTAGCGTTGTCCTGTTCTGATACCTACATTCCAGAAATAGCAGTATTTACCTTTTCGGGGaccaatttgtttttctctatgatTATTGTTCTGACATCCTACTTCAACATCATCCTTGCCATTTTGAGGATACGCTCTTCAGAAGGGCGACAAAAAGCCTTTTCCACCTGTGCTTCTCACATAGTGGCTGTCACTGTGTTCTATGGGACTCTTCTCTTCATGTATTTGCAACCAAGGACCAACCACTCATTAGATACTGATAAGATGGCCTCGGTCTTCTACACCCTGGTGATTCCAATGCTGAACCCCCTCATTTACAGCCTAAGGAACAAGGACGTGAAGGATGCATTGAAGAGATTCCTGGATAACCCATGTCAGTCATTCAGATTAATGCAAATTTAAAACTACAGCTATCTTCATTTAAGAATTAAATCCTGCTAAGTGAAGAGGTtgtaaattgtttaaaaattccattaataTCAATAGAGAAATCTTAATCCTTTTCATTCCAACTCCAAGTACCCAATTTTCCCTAATTTAAAAGCCATTAATTGTTCAAAGAAAACACACTAATATAAGTAATACACAATGGGAAGACCCccagggatgggatagggagggaggtgggagggagggatcgggatggggaacacatgtaaatccatggctgattcatgtcaatgtatggcaaaaaccactacaatattgtaaagtaattagcctccaactaataaaaataaaagaaaaaaaaagaaaataaataaaatctaaaataaaatatatgttagaaaagtatttttatagtttttgaacaagaaagaataacctgATAGTAAGGTGGCTTTATGTTGGAATCAATTTTGGATGGTTGTTAGTCAGATCATCTTCCTTGCCACAGTTATGTTGACATTTTGTTTGATTactaaaagttttattattttttgcagcATTTTACCTATTAAATTATCAACCTTTTTGAACTCATTGATATCTTGCATCTAACCAAATATATATCacaaaaaataaagctttcagaCATAAAGAAAcctaataaaaaatatactttttcaaaaaaataatttgttgaaaCAAATAGGCAAGCACTTCAACCAAGCACCAGTTTTCAAGGAACCaagacagaaaaaggaatttGTCTGCCAGCTCTCATTTTTATTAGTCAAAGCTTACCCTGTGGGACATTATCACCTGTAATCCCAAGTTATGCTTACTTGAGTGCTCAAGTGGTTCCAAAACATTCATGCCCAAACCATTATAACAAAACCTTGTTGGTGGTTAGGGaagacaggaaacacaggatATAGTCATGAAGCAAAGTCTGAGAATACCTGTGAAAGTTAGGAGCGAGGAAAGAACAACTACAGGGTCTCTCATTCTGTAGCTGCAGCAGAACTAATTATTAAGAGCTGCATAAATATGCATGCACAAATCTAGTATCTCGGtactataaattcatttttagtgCCTCCTTTCAGCTACCAAAGTTTAACTTACATGACGTTATGAAAAGCTGTTTGAGGtattgtcgttgttgttgtttagtagcaaATTCATATTTGACTCTactgtgatcccatagactgtagtctccCAGtatcttctgcccatgggatttcccaggcaaaaatactggagtgcactgCCATTTGCTTTCTACAGGGGATATTTccaattcagggactgaacccaagcatcctgcattggctggtggattcttaccactgagccagcagggctacagttcagttcagttcagtcactcaatcctgtctgaatctttgcgacccaatggagtgcagcacaccaggcctccctgtccatcaccaactcccggagtttattcaaacccatgtccattgagtcggtgatgccatccaaccatctcatcctctgtcgtccccttcgcctcctgcccccaatccctcccagcattagggtcttttccaatgagtcaactcttcacatgaggtggccaaagtactggagtttcagcttaaacatcagtccttccagtgaacacctaagactgatctcctttaggatggactggttggatctccttgcaatccaagggactctcaagagtcttctc is a window of Cervus canadensis isolate Bull #8, Minnesota chromosome 11, ASM1932006v1, whole genome shotgun sequence DNA encoding:
- the LOC122450493 gene encoding olfactory receptor 8J2-like translates to MAPRNRTQVTEFILMGISDLAELQIPLFCVFLVIYGLTLAGNLGIVILTSVDSQLQTPMYFFLKHLAIINLGNSSVIAPKMLVNFLVTKKTISYYACAAQLGGFIVFVVAEIFMLAAMAYDRYVAVCNPLLYLVVVCPWICLLLVALTYVYSLTTALTVSSCVFSVSYCSSNVINHFYCDNVPLLALSCSDTYIPEIAVFTFSGTNLFFSMIIVLTSYFNIILAILRIRSSEGRQKAFSTCASHIVAVTVFYGTLLFMYLQPRTNHSLDTDKMASVFYTLVIPMLNPLIYSLRNKDVKDALKRFLDNPCQSFRLMQI